The proteins below are encoded in one region of Nitrospinota bacterium:
- a CDS encoding efflux RND transporter periplasmic adaptor subunit: MNKKKIIAIVTILAVIIAGAGVFKFNGTSGKNEKTRTARIAKGDITLAVSATGAIEPDSQVEIKSKASGEVTEFPYEPGDAIKAGQKLLTLDPATERRNVGMKESDLARAIADFDSAGASLMELSAKATRAVALSKQGLISNQELESAQTAEAQAKSKAEFAEAAVKKARLELDDAKERLRETVIVSPMDGVLLEKTVEKGQVVASGISTFTGGTKLGLVGDISRIFIVALVDETDIGKVYAAQKANITADAYPEMVFDGIVTRVYPKGESSGAITVFKVKIEITGEGVQKLKPGMTANVDLILQSKSGVIIAPEEALKTDDGGKTHYVYLVGGGKPEKRAVKVGLSNGFEAEVTQGLREGETVFLRAPAED, encoded by the coding sequence ATGAACAAAAAGAAGATTATCGCCATTGTCACCATCCTCGCGGTGATTATCGCCGGTGCGGGGGTCTTCAAATTCAACGGCACGTCCGGAAAGAATGAAAAGACCAGGACCGCCCGGATTGCAAAAGGGGACATCACACTGGCCGTGTCCGCCACTGGGGCCATAGAGCCGGATTCGCAGGTGGAGATAAAATCGAAAGCTTCAGGCGAGGTGACCGAGTTTCCATACGAGCCGGGGGATGCGATCAAGGCGGGACAAAAGCTTCTTACGCTCGACCCCGCCACGGAACGGCGCAATGTGGGGATGAAAGAGTCCGACCTGGCGCGGGCGATTGCTGATTTCGACTCCGCCGGGGCCAGCCTTATGGAACTTTCCGCAAAGGCAACCAGGGCCGTTGCGCTTTCCAAACAAGGTTTGATTTCAAACCAGGAGCTCGAATCGGCGCAGACCGCCGAGGCGCAGGCGAAGTCCAAGGCCGAGTTCGCCGAGGCTGCCGTGAAAAAGGCGAGGCTGGAGCTTGACGACGCCAAAGAACGGCTGCGGGAGACGGTGATAGTCTCCCCTATGGACGGGGTGCTGCTGGAAAAGACCGTGGAAAAGGGGCAGGTGGTGGCGTCGGGCATATCCACTTTCACCGGGGGCACAAAGCTTGGGCTGGTGGGGGACATCTCCCGCATCTTCATCGTGGCGCTCGTGGACGAGACGGACATCGGCAAGGTCTACGCCGCCCAGAAGGCGAACATCACCGCGGACGCGTATCCTGAAATGGTGTTCGACGGGATCGTCACGCGGGTGTATCCGAAGGGGGAGTCTTCCGGCGCCATAACGGTGTTCAAGGTGAAAATAGAAATAACCGGCGAGGGGGTCCAGAAGCTCAAGCCGGGAATGACTGCGAATGTGGACCTTATCCTTCAGTCCAAGAGCGGTGTGATCATTGCCCCGGAGGAGGCGCTAAAGACCGATGACGGCGGCAAGACGCATTATGTTTATCTGGTGGGGGGCGGCAAGCCGGAGAAACGCGCGGTGAAAGTGGGGCTTTCCAACGGGTTCGAGGCGGAGGTAACGCAAGGGCTCCGGGAAGGGGAGACGGTGTTTCTGCGCGCTCCGGCGGAGGACTGA
- the fliB gene encoding flagellin lysine-N-methylase, which yields MDGKIAVPAYMADFACLGGECDMTCCRVWDVPYDDAAFDRLQSAMSRDEWAATLKNFRAPDVEIKGAKSIVKLRPDGYCVFFDDKGLCSIQGKYGEMRLGDVCAKYPRQFIGIGNRIEMVGCLSCPEAVRGLIAKGAAHVAVKEPSSLPRPDLLTLKHFVDTSSASLYQSAFDDVRGVLLQLLQDASHPLDTRLFLASYFASRTSTFFRKGAGREHAGKLAVEIKNILSSAAQMELKAGFDSISFSSKLAVSTIRGVLEVRAKTKSVFPEYVELIGKIADHYAGESSSDALWKAYEGSKSAAPQSVRDYFDRLLGNYCAEHLLSTPYIVEEELLSYIVLLLLRVAALRFIFYSHPDIYEFQHEVDKIPEEDFYGRLAVKTVVFFTKNLEHNLGYMEEVKKALGGGGMFSLAHAAVFIRM from the coding sequence ATGGACGGAAAAATCGCGGTCCCGGCTTACATGGCGGACTTTGCATGCCTTGGCGGCGAGTGCGACATGACATGCTGCCGTGTATGGGATGTCCCCTATGATGACGCGGCGTTTGACCGCTTGCAATCGGCCATGAGCCGGGATGAGTGGGCCGCAACCCTGAAAAATTTCCGCGCTCCCGATGTGGAGATAAAGGGGGCGAAGAGCATAGTAAAACTGCGGCCGGACGGTTATTGCGTATTTTTCGATGACAAAGGGCTCTGTTCCATACAGGGGAAGTACGGGGAGATGCGCCTTGGCGACGTTTGCGCCAAATACCCGCGCCAGTTCATCGGAATCGGGAACAGGATAGAGATGGTCGGCTGCCTTTCATGTCCGGAAGCTGTCCGGGGCCTTATCGCCAAGGGGGCGGCGCATGTGGCGGTAAAAGAGCCCTCATCGCTGCCACGGCCGGACTTGCTCACGCTCAAGCATTTTGTGGACACATCGTCCGCAAGTCTTTACCAAAGCGCATTTGACGATGTGCGGGGCGTTCTGCTTCAGCTATTGCAGGACGCTTCCCATCCGTTGGACACGCGACTTTTTCTGGCCAGCTATTTCGCCTCCCGCACATCCACTTTCTTCAGGAAAGGGGCCGGACGTGAGCATGCCGGGAAATTGGCCGTGGAGATAAAGAATATATTGTCGTCTGCGGCGCAGATGGAGCTTAAGGCCGGTTTTGACTCGATCAGTTTTTCCAGCAAGCTTGCCGTCTCCACCATCCGCGGCGTTCTGGAAGTCCGGGCCAAAACAAAAAGCGTCTTCCCGGAATATGTGGAGCTTATCGGGAAAATCGCGGACCATTACGCAGGCGAATCCTCGTCGGACGCTCTCTGGAAAGCGTATGAAGGGAGCAAATCCGCCGCGCCGCAATCAGTGCGGGACTATTTTGACAGGCTGCTCGGCAATTACTGCGCGGAGCATTTGTTGTCCACCCCATATATAGTTGAAGAGGAGCTTCTTTCGTACATCGTGCTGCTCCTTTTGCGGGTGGCGGCGCTGCGTTTCATTTTCTACAGCCATCCGGACATTTATGAATTTCAGCATGAGGTGGACAAAATTCCGGAGGAAGATTTTTATGGACGTCTGGCCGTGAAGACAGTGGTCTTTTTCACGAAAAACCTGGAGCACAACCTGGGTTACATGGAAGAGGTCAAAAAAGCGCTTGGGGGCGGCGGGATGTTCTCGCTGGCGCACGCGGCGGTCTTTATCAGGATGTGA
- a CDS encoding argininosuccinate synthase yields the protein MSRKINKVVLAYSGGLDTSVIVRWLIENYGCEVVCFAADLGQGEELKPLHAKAKASGASGLVIRDLKETFVNDFVFPMLRANAIYEGSYLLGTSIARPLIAREQVAIARETGADAVSHGATGKGNDQVRFELTFAALNPSLKCVAPWREWNFKSREDLMKYAAKWKIPVSTTKKKPWSMDRNLLHLSFEGGILENPWSAPPDEMFVLSVSPKKAPDKETVLTIGYKKGNPVSINGKEMSPAKLLARLNELGGKNGIGRVDLVENRFVGMKSRGVYETPGGTILHAAHRAVESLTLDREVLRLRDSLIPQYAAMVYNGFWYSPERENLQTLIDEIQKPVTGEARVSLYKGSVAVLGRRSPNSLFDPRYATFEADTVYNQADAEGFIRLNALRLRIRALAKKKR from the coding sequence ATGTCCAGGAAGATAAACAAGGTGGTCCTTGCCTATTCGGGCGGGCTGGACACCTCTGTCATAGTCCGGTGGCTCATCGAAAATTATGGATGCGAGGTTGTCTGCTTCGCCGCCGACCTGGGGCAGGGGGAAGAACTAAAACCACTTCACGCCAAGGCGAAGGCCTCCGGCGCGTCCGGGCTTGTTATCCGGGACCTGAAGGAAACGTTCGTCAACGATTTCGTTTTCCCGATGCTGCGCGCCAACGCCATATATGAAGGGTCATACCTTTTGGGCACGTCCATCGCCAGGCCGCTCATCGCCCGGGAGCAGGTGGCCATCGCCCGGGAAACCGGGGCGGACGCCGTTTCCCACGGCGCCACCGGCAAAGGCAACGACCAGGTGCGGTTCGAGCTGACGTTCGCCGCGCTCAATCCGTCGTTAAAATGCGTCGCCCCGTGGAGGGAGTGGAATTTCAAGTCGCGCGAGGACTTGATGAAATACGCGGCAAAATGGAAAATCCCTGTCTCCACCACGAAGAAAAAACCGTGGTCCATGGACAGGAACCTTCTGCACCTTTCGTTCGAAGGCGGGATTCTGGAAAATCCGTGGAGCGCGCCGCCGGACGAAATGTTCGTATTGAGCGTGTCGCCGAAAAAAGCTCCGGACAAGGAGACTGTGCTGACCATCGGCTATAAAAAAGGCAACCCGGTCTCCATCAACGGCAAGGAGATGAGCCCGGCGAAACTGCTGGCTAGGCTGAACGAGCTTGGCGGGAAGAACGGCATCGGCCGGGTGGACCTAGTGGAGAACCGGTTCGTCGGGATGAAATCGCGCGGGGTGTATGAGACCCCCGGCGGGACCATATTGCACGCGGCGCACAGGGCTGTGGAATCGCTGACCCTCGACCGCGAGGTTTTGCGGCTGCGTGACTCGCTGATTCCCCAATACGCGGCGATGGTGTACAACGGATTCTGGTATTCGCCGGAGCGGGAGAACCTGCAGACGTTGATAGACGAAATCCAGAAACCGGTGACAGGCGAGGCGCGTGTGTCGCTATACAAGGGAAGCGTCGCGGTGCTTGGCCGCCGTTCCCCCAATTCGCTGTTCGATCCGCGCTACGCCACCTTCGAGGCGGACACCGTTTACAACCAGGCCGACGCGGAAGGTTTTATACGGCTCAACGCGCTGCGGTTGAGGATCCGGGCGTTGGCCAAAAAGAAGCGATAA
- the recG gene encoding ATP-dependent DNA helicase RecG: MTHPSVDLASPVQFLKGVGPRRAELLGKLGIQTVRDLLNHFPQRYEDRAAIKPIAQTQVDNLETVRGVVKNVSVSPMGRTRKKVFEAAFADKSGVIRAIWFKFPEKAYLQRYAVGTEWIVSGKVTVNKFRGNKVIIHPETEEADIEPGDEGAADSYKIVPIYPLTEGLIQRALRGIIKSAEPLIEHIADFIPDELNERYKLPGLAESMAYIHSPPPDADVNSLNEFEDRHQKKLIFNEFFLVQTGLALKHGTARAKIPGVAMGVESALMEKIRSVFPFPLTGAQKRALGEITADMTSDKPMSRLLQGDVGSGKTAVALSAALIAVHNRKQAAIMAPTEILANQHYKNISRALGATKVRVELITSGSDGKKEAISRAMSGEAHIIIGTHALIQEGVDFHNLGLVIIDEQHRFGVRQRAELMKRGVHAHTLIMSATPIPRTLAMTLYGDLDVSVLDEMPPGRTPISTKIHEPEQRRRAIELVRDEVKKGRQAYIIYPLVEESEKLELKAAVTMFEHLREGDFAGLRLGLTHGRMKSAEKDEVMERFGRGEIDILVSTTVIEVGIDYPNATVMMIEHADRFGLSQLHQLRGRVGRGTHSSHCLLMAECHRGAPGWDRLKVMEKFQDGFKIAEEDLARRGAGDFFGSKQSGLPEFKIGDILRDHRILAEARKAAFALVEEDPKLAKPENAKLLKAVKENWKDRFELGEVG, encoded by the coding sequence ATGACCCACCCATCCGTTGACCTCGCCTCTCCAGTGCAGTTCCTCAAGGGTGTGGGGCCGCGCCGGGCGGAGCTTCTGGGCAAACTTGGAATCCAGACAGTGCGGGATCTTTTGAATCATTTCCCGCAGCGCTACGAAGACCGCGCCGCAATCAAACCGATAGCCCAGACCCAGGTGGACAATCTGGAGACCGTGCGGGGCGTCGTGAAAAACGTTTCCGTATCCCCCATGGGGCGCACCCGGAAAAAAGTGTTCGAGGCGGCGTTCGCCGACAAGTCCGGCGTCATCCGCGCCATATGGTTCAAGTTTCCCGAAAAGGCGTATCTGCAAAGGTACGCCGTGGGGACGGAATGGATAGTTTCCGGCAAGGTCACTGTCAATAAATTCCGGGGCAACAAGGTGATCATCCACCCGGAGACCGAGGAGGCGGACATTGAACCGGGGGACGAGGGCGCCGCTGATTCATATAAAATCGTCCCCATATACCCCCTCACGGAAGGGCTTATCCAGCGGGCCTTGCGCGGCATCATAAAATCGGCCGAGCCGTTGATAGAACATATCGCCGACTTTATCCCCGATGAACTTAATGAGCGGTACAAACTGCCGGGGCTTGCGGAAAGCATGGCGTATATCCATTCCCCCCCGCCGGATGCGGACGTGAACTCTCTAAACGAGTTTGAGGACCGCCACCAGAAAAAGCTTATCTTCAACGAGTTCTTCCTCGTGCAGACCGGCCTTGCGCTGAAGCATGGGACCGCCCGCGCCAAAATCCCCGGCGTGGCGATGGGGGTGGAGAGCGCGTTGATGGAAAAAATCCGATCCGTGTTCCCCTTTCCGTTGACGGGGGCGCAGAAACGGGCGCTAGGCGAGATCACGGCGGACATGACTTCCGACAAGCCGATGAGCAGGTTGCTGCAAGGGGACGTTGGAAGCGGGAAGACCGCCGTGGCCCTCTCCGCCGCGTTGATCGCCGTGCACAACCGCAAACAGGCCGCCATAATGGCCCCCACGGAGATATTGGCGAACCAGCATTACAAAAACATAAGCAGGGCGCTTGGCGCCACAAAAGTTCGCGTCGAACTTATAACTTCAGGTTCGGACGGAAAGAAGGAGGCCATATCCCGCGCCATGAGCGGCGAGGCGCACATCATCATCGGCACACACGCGTTGATACAGGAAGGGGTGGATTTCCACAACCTTGGGCTTGTGATAATAGACGAGCAACACAGGTTCGGTGTGCGCCAGCGGGCGGAGCTTATGAAACGCGGCGTCCACGCACACACTCTGATAATGAGCGCCACGCCGATCCCACGGACGCTGGCGATGACACTATATGGCGACCTTGACGTGTCGGTGTTGGACGAAATGCCGCCCGGGCGCACCCCCATCTCAACGAAAATCCATGAGCCGGAGCAGCGCCGCCGCGCCATCGAATTAGTGCGCGACGAAGTGAAAAAAGGGAGGCAGGCGTATATCATTTATCCGTTGGTGGAGGAGAGTGAGAAGCTGGAATTAAAGGCCGCCGTCACCATGTTCGAGCATCTGCGCGAAGGTGATTTCGCCGGATTGCGGCTCGGCCTCACCCATGGCCGGATGAAAAGCGCGGAGAAGGACGAGGTGATGGAACGGTTCGGCCGGGGGGAGATAGACATACTCGTCTCCACCACGGTGATAGAGGTGGGGATAGATTACCCCAACGCCACGGTGATGATGATAGAGCACGCGGACAGGTTCGGCCTAAGCCAGCTTCACCAATTGCGCGGGCGGGTGGGGCGCGGGACGCATTCTTCGCATTGTTTGTTGATGGCCGAATGCCACCGTGGCGCTCCAGGATGGGACAGATTGAAGGTGATGGAAAAATTTCAGGACGGATTCAAGATCGCCGAGGAAGACCTTGCGCGGCGCGGCGCCGGCGACTTTTTCGGATCGAAACAATCAGGATTGCCGGAATTTAAAATCGGGGATATATTGCGCGACCACCGCATACTTGCCGAAGCCCGCAAGGCGGCCTTTGCCTTGGTGGAAGAAGACCCTAAACTGGCGAAACCGGAGAACGCGAAATTATTGAAAGCGGTGAAGGAGAATTGGAAGGACAGGTTTGAATTGGGGGAGGTGGGATAG
- a CDS encoding MBL fold metallo-hydrolase — protein sequence MLRLCVLGSGSSGNSIFIGGEREGILLDAGFSAKGTLARLSEAGIRPDHIKAIVVSHEHNDHVKGAGVVARNLKVPVFMNRETHHAVKDRLGKLPRVEHFATGSAFDACGIEVVSFSIPHDARDTCAFIFRVGGISLAVATDAGYVTWLMERKIAGADYMILESNHDPEMLKAGPYPWELKQRIASRNGHLSNGQCLELVKNVVHANLQGITFAHVSQTNNNPHLVRQMAEEALPGGATPFEVAGQDRPGKIVRVG from the coding sequence ATGCTGCGTCTTTGCGTCCTCGGCTCCGGTTCGTCCGGCAATTCCATATTCATTGGCGGTGAGCGGGAGGGAATTCTGTTGGACGCGGGTTTCTCCGCGAAAGGAACACTGGCAAGGTTGAGCGAGGCGGGGATACGTCCGGATCACATCAAGGCCATCGTGGTAAGCCACGAACATAACGACCATGTGAAAGGCGCCGGAGTGGTTGCGCGCAATTTGAAAGTTCCGGTATTCATGAACCGGGAGACCCATCATGCGGTGAAGGATAGGTTGGGGAAATTGCCCCGGGTGGAGCATTTCGCCACCGGAAGCGCTTTTGACGCATGCGGGATAGAGGTGGTGTCATTCTCCATCCCGCACGACGCGCGGGACACTTGCGCGTTTATATTCAGGGTGGGCGGAATCAGCCTGGCGGTGGCGACGGACGCGGGATATGTGACCTGGCTTATGGAGCGCAAAATAGCCGGGGCCGATTATATGATTCTGGAATCAAACCACGATCCCGAGATGCTAAAGGCCGGGCCGTACCCGTGGGAGTTGAAGCAACGCATCGCCAGCCGCAACGGGCACCTTTCAAATGGGCAATGCCTCGAGCTTGTGAAAAACGTGGTTCACGCAAACCTGCAAGGGATCACCTTCGCCCACGTGTCGCAAACGAACAATAATCCACATCTGGTGCGCCAGATGGCGGAAGAAGCATTGCCCGGCGGCGCAACACCGTTTGAAGTGGCCGGGCAGGACAGGCCGGGTAAGATTGTGAGGGTGGGGTAG
- a CDS encoding type II toxin-antitoxin system HicA family toxin encodes MTKTPTLKSREVVKALVKAGFIEHRQKGSHKIFKKEGFRVVVPHHQNRDIKKGTLVNIIEQAGLTLDEFMELIK; translated from the coding sequence TTGACGAAAACTCCCACGCTAAAAAGCCGTGAAGTGGTCAAAGCCTTGGTGAAGGCGGGCTTTATCGAGCATCGGCAAAAGGGGAGCCATAAAATATTCAAGAAAGAGGGCTTCCGGGTGGTTGTCCCCCATCACCAGAACAGGGACATAAAAAAGGGAACGCTGGTGAACATAATCGAGCAGGCTGGCCTGACGTTGGATGAATTCATGGAATTGATTAAATAA
- a CDS encoding type II toxin-antitoxin system HicB family antitoxin, with product MKRYYKVILEPQEEGGFTALVPSLPGCISQGDTYDEAIANIKEAMDLYIESLEADGLPVPEENRLFLEVEASV from the coding sequence ATGAAACGCTATTACAAGGTCATCCTTGAACCACAGGAAGAAGGGGGATTCACCGCTTTGGTCCCTTCGTTGCCCGGGTGCATTTCACAAGGGGACACTTATGATGAGGCCATAGCCAACATCAAGGAAGCTATGGACCTTTATATTGAAAGCTTGGAGGCGGACGGATTGCCCGTCCCGGAGGAAAACCGTTTGTTCCTCGAGGTGGAAGCCAGCGTTTGA
- the rfaE1 gene encoding D-glycero-beta-D-manno-heptose-7-phosphate kinase has protein sequence MNKRLFDALNGMRRPTALVVGDVILDRYVRGHIERISPEAPAQVLEVTDEEEILGGAANVAANASALGAKARLVGLLGDDDGADSIKALLKKKGISPADLVTDPARPTTRKTRFIAMRQQMLRVDRESRADADNKGQARLVARVEGAVKKCDGVILSDYGKGALPAAVTARIIKCARKAGKMVIVDPKGRDYSKYSGATIITPNRKEAALASGVEIKTDRDYRTAAARLFKVTGAEHIFITRGDEGMSVFGKDGASMHFAAEALEVFDVTGAGDTVIAALAVTLFAGLPLEEAAKIANVAAAIEVGHVGARAVTRREVLDRLMPDKAGNGKVKSRAQAAEYAKKLRGEGRAVVFTNGCFDIVHAGHVHYLEKARALGDALVVGLNSDASVRRIKGKNRPLTKQDDRIKVLSALSCVDAVTVFNEDTPINVIKAVSPDILVKGGDYTPDTVVGRDVVEKRGGRVEIVPLVAGKSTTNIINGIMGRFGG, from the coding sequence ATGAACAAGCGGCTATTCGATGCTTTGAACGGAATGCGGCGGCCCACCGCTTTGGTGGTGGGGGACGTGATACTCGACAGGTATGTGCGGGGGCATATCGAGCGGATATCGCCCGAGGCCCCGGCGCAGGTGCTGGAAGTGACCGACGAGGAGGAGATTTTAGGCGGCGCGGCGAACGTGGCGGCAAACGCATCCGCCCTTGGGGCCAAGGCCCGGCTTGTGGGCCTTCTGGGAGATGATGACGGCGCGGATTCCATAAAGGCGCTGCTAAAGAAAAAAGGGATCAGCCCGGCCGACCTTGTCACCGACCCGGCACGCCCCACCACGCGCAAGACAAGGTTCATCGCCATGCGCCAGCAGATGCTCCGGGTGGACCGGGAGAGCAGGGCGGACGCTGACAACAAAGGCCAGGCCAGGCTTGTGGCGCGGGTGGAAGGCGCCGTCAAAAAGTGCGACGGGGTGATCCTTTCCGATTACGGCAAAGGGGCGCTTCCCGCCGCCGTCACGGCGCGGATAATAAAATGCGCCCGGAAAGCGGGCAAGATGGTGATAGTCGATCCGAAGGGTCGCGACTATTCCAAATACTCCGGCGCCACCATCATCACGCCGAACCGCAAGGAGGCCGCGCTGGCCTCCGGGGTGGAGATAAAAACGGACAGGGATTACCGCACGGCGGCGGCGCGGCTTTTCAAAGTGACCGGCGCCGAGCACATCTTCATCACCCGCGGCGACGAGGGGATGAGCGTGTTTGGCAAAGATGGAGCCAGCATGCATTTCGCCGCTGAGGCGCTGGAAGTGTTTGACGTCACCGGCGCTGGGGACACTGTGATAGCGGCGCTGGCCGTCACGCTTTTCGCCGGGCTGCCGCTGGAAGAGGCGGCGAAAATCGCCAACGTGGCGGCCGCCATCGAAGTGGGGCATGTGGGCGCAAGGGCCGTCACCCGGCGCGAAGTGCTCGACAGGCTTATGCCCGACAAGGCTGGAAACGGCAAGGTGAAGAGCCGCGCGCAGGCGGCGGAATACGCCAAAAAACTCCGGGGCGAGGGACGGGCGGTGGTGTTCACCAACGGCTGTTTCGACATCGTCCATGCAGGGCATGTCCATTATCTGGAAAAGGCCCGCGCCCTTGGCGACGCGCTGGTGGTGGGCCTTAACTCGGACGCTTCCGTGCGCCGCATCAAAGGTAAAAACAGGCCGCTGACAAAGCAGGACGACAGGATAAAAGTTCTTTCCGCGCTCTCATGCGTGGACGCTGTCACCGTTTTCAACGAGGACACGCCGATCAACGTTATCAAGGCCGTGTCGCCGGACATCCTGGTGAAAGGGGGAGACTATACCCCGGACACGGTGGTGGGGCGCGACGTGGTGGAGAAACGCGGCGGCAGGGTGGAGATAGTGCCGCTGGTGGCGGGCAAGTCCACCACGAACATTATTAACGGCATCATGGGCCGGTTCGGCGGGTAA
- the radC gene encoding DNA repair protein RadC, whose amino-acid sequence MPPKKYALREAIKQWPENDRPREKLLRNGASSLSDSELIAILIGSGVGEKNALDLARELLRTFEDLSGLEAASIGELKKVKGIGEVKAISIKAGLELGRRFSSSGRDTASTPVRASEDVAKLYQPQMKNLRKETFRVALLNAKNRIIKTVVVSEGGITAAVVEPREVFNPAIRESACGVILMHNHPSGDPDPSDDDINLTRRMAEAGRLMNIKVLDHLIFGDGRYYSFSDNGEI is encoded by the coding sequence ATGCCACCTAAAAAATACGCCCTCAGGGAAGCGATCAAGCAATGGCCGGAGAATGACAGGCCGCGGGAGAAGCTTCTGCGAAACGGGGCGTCCAGCCTTTCGGATTCCGAACTGATCGCCATCCTCATCGGATCTGGCGTGGGGGAGAAAAACGCGCTGGACCTGGCAAGGGAACTTTTAAGGACATTCGAGGACCTTAGCGGGCTGGAGGCAGCCTCCATCGGCGAGCTCAAAAAAGTGAAGGGGATCGGCGAGGTGAAGGCCATAAGCATAAAGGCGGGCCTGGAGCTTGGGCGCAGGTTCTCGTCGTCCGGCAGGGACACAGCTTCCACCCCAGTGCGGGCCAGCGAGGACGTGGCCAAACTTTATCAGCCGCAAATGAAGAACCTGCGCAAGGAAACGTTCCGCGTGGCGCTGCTTAACGCGAAAAACAGGATAATAAAGACTGTCGTAGTTTCCGAAGGGGGAATCACGGCGGCGGTGGTGGAGCCCAGGGAAGTGTTCAACCCCGCCATCCGGGAGTCCGCCTGCGGCGTGATCCTGATGCACAACCATCCCAGTGGCGATCCTGACCCTTCTGACGATGACATAAACCTCACCCGGCGCATGGCGGAGGCGGGGCGGTTGATGAACATAAAAGTGCTCGACCACCTGATTTTTGGTGACGGGCGGTACTATTCGTTTTCGGACAACGGGGAAATATAA
- a CDS encoding SDR family oxidoreductase, with amino-acid sequence MARFLIAGGAGFIGSHLCERFLGEGHEVVCVDNLITGSLENISDIKSPKFTYIERDITKGLMDIKGPFSYVMNFASPASPPDYLKYPVETLLTGSLGTHACLDVALRDKAVFMIASTSEIYGDPEINPQKETYWGNVNSIGPRSCYDEAKRYAEAATMAYHRKHGVDIRLLRIFNTFGPNMRVEDGRAVTNFVCQAVRGDDLTVYGDGSQTRSFCYVTDMVEGIVKLLYSNVTEPVNIGNPAEMTILELANVVLERTGSSSKITFHDLPQDDPKKRRPDISRAKEKLGWEPKVNLKEGLRKTIDYYLTKLEV; translated from the coding sequence ATGGCAAGATTTTTGATAGCGGGCGGCGCCGGTTTCATCGGCTCGCACCTTTGCGAACGGTTTCTTGGCGAAGGGCACGAGGTGGTGTGCGTGGACAACCTGATCACAGGATCGCTGGAAAACATAAGCGATATCAAATCGCCGAAGTTCACATATATCGAAAGGGACATCACCAAGGGCTTGATGGACATCAAAGGACCTTTCAGCTATGTGATGAACTTCGCTTCGCCAGCCTCGCCGCCGGACTATCTGAAATATCCCGTGGAGACGCTGTTGACCGGATCGCTTGGCACCCACGCCTGTCTTGATGTGGCGCTGCGGGACAAGGCGGTGTTCATGATCGCCAGCACGTCGGAGATATACGGCGACCCGGAGATCAATCCGCAGAAAGAGACATATTGGGGGAACGTGAACTCCATCGGGCCGCGCTCCTGCTACGATGAGGCGAAAAGGTACGCGGAGGCCGCCACGATGGCCTATCACCGCAAGCACGGGGTGGACATCAGGCTATTGCGGATATTCAACACATTCGGCCCGAACATGCGGGTGGAGGACGGGCGCGCGGTCACCAATTTTGTCTGTCAGGCCGTGCGGGGGGATGACTTGACGGTGTATGGCGACGGGTCGCAGACACGGTCGTTCTGCTATGTAACGGACATGGTGGAGGGGATCGTAAAGCTTCTTTACTCCAACGTCACCGAGCCTGTGAACATAGGCAACCCGGCGGAGATGACCATACTGGAACTGGCCAATGTGGTGCTTGAGCGCACCGGGTCTTCTAGCAAGATAACATTCCACGACCTGCCGCAGGACGATCCGAAGAAGCGCCGGCCGGACATAAGCCGCGCGAAGGAAAAGCTGGGATGGGAGCCGAAGGTGAACCTCAAGGAAGGGCTCCGTAAAACGATAGACTATTACCTGACCAAGCTGGAAGTATAA